A genomic segment from Tuwongella immobilis encodes:
- a CDS encoding serine/threonine-protein kinase has translation MSIASAPIPTAGSTVADTVAWDESSDDHEPVEATPLPKQIGQFPILGLLGEGGMGRIYAGIDPNLNRQVAIKVMRPETASKPEARQRFLREARAAAAVEHEALVPIYHVGEYEGIPYLVMPLLQGQSLDQLLSMVRILPIEWTLRLGVHVAQGLAAAHAAGLIHRDIKPANIWIELTPSGNQPQTLRRARILDFGLARSVQASDALTGSGVIIGTPSYMAPEQAAGGAMDARVDLYSLGLVLYRCLTGVNPFELGEVYATLTAIATRTAPPLIPQNPQITPALQTMVLQLLEKDPHRRIPRAELVAMLLDALLRGVANPFATTGMLTPPTTPFPMAELASGPVRAVTPTHIPMPAPRPIPPNPQPVVNSPFAAIDVDADADSEAAGPTVTSRSGTKSLPKSPTGIPWLWIGAGGGVVCAAVLGLLWMLGVGKVKSTDGMVSLRTTVSGVVVRFFRENQAIADADHATPANLPAGTYHAELIAPLDQQLRIDPANFVLRPNERLTMVVSAPSKTRDKSELPSGNPKVDRLDKLLFDDWLMQVRGLNGEDLADAIRRRLRQTNSGQDGEIQFQLDATTNAIIGADAAWGRIPNLAPLQTLTELRMLVHRADGNALSVAVDFSPLQQAKLEVLDFNHAPIQSLEFLRGMPIKKVNISNTRVQDLSPLEQSPLDEINIYASQVQDLTPLGKCKSLKRFTFGGESIPEMGRVSLEPLRGLSLEYFSMNESTLTDLSPLEGMPLREVGFITSRVRDITPVCNPKLRMLRCRSAPVQSLEPLKGIPLEILESDLAAVSKPFLREIPTLREINRQPAEEFLR, from the coding sequence GTGTCGATTGCTTCGGCACCAATTCCAACGGCGGGTAGCACAGTGGCGGATACGGTTGCTTGGGATGAATCATCAGACGATCATGAACCGGTCGAGGCCACACCCTTACCGAAGCAAATCGGGCAGTTTCCGATTCTTGGGCTGTTGGGCGAAGGGGGGATGGGGCGGATTTATGCCGGGATTGATCCGAATTTGAATCGTCAAGTGGCGATCAAAGTGATGCGTCCGGAGACCGCCAGCAAACCCGAAGCCCGTCAACGGTTCTTGCGCGAGGCCCGCGCTGCCGCCGCCGTCGAACACGAAGCACTCGTGCCGATCTATCATGTCGGCGAATATGAGGGGATTCCCTATCTGGTGATGCCGCTGCTTCAAGGCCAATCCTTGGATCAACTCTTGAGTATGGTGCGGATTCTGCCGATTGAATGGACTTTGCGACTCGGCGTGCATGTGGCACAAGGCTTGGCTGCGGCTCATGCGGCGGGACTGATTCACCGCGACATCAAACCTGCCAACATTTGGATTGAATTAACACCGTCTGGGAATCAGCCGCAGACGTTGCGTCGCGCTCGGATTCTCGATTTCGGCTTGGCTCGCAGTGTGCAAGCGAGTGATGCCCTCACCGGGTCGGGCGTGATTATCGGCACCCCGTCGTACATGGCCCCCGAACAAGCCGCCGGTGGGGCAATGGATGCGCGCGTCGATTTGTACAGCCTCGGGCTGGTATTGTATCGTTGTCTGACGGGCGTGAATCCGTTTGAGCTGGGCGAAGTGTATGCCACGCTGACCGCGATTGCCACCCGCACCGCGCCGCCGCTGATTCCGCAGAATCCCCAGATTACCCCCGCGCTGCAAACGATGGTCTTGCAGTTGTTGGAGAAAGATCCGCATCGGCGAATCCCGCGTGCGGAACTGGTGGCGATGTTGCTCGACGCGTTGCTTCGGGGCGTGGCGAATCCGTTTGCAACGACCGGCATGCTGACTCCGCCAACGACGCCGTTTCCCATGGCGGAACTCGCTAGCGGCCCAGTCCGCGCGGTCACCCCCACGCACATTCCGATGCCCGCGCCGCGACCGATTCCACCAAATCCGCAACCTGTTGTCAATTCACCCTTTGCGGCAATTGATGTCGATGCCGATGCCGATTCCGAAGCTGCGGGGCCCACGGTGACGAGCCGGTCGGGCACGAAATCGCTGCCGAAATCGCCCACGGGGATTCCCTGGCTGTGGATCGGAGCGGGGGGCGGGGTGGTCTGCGCTGCCGTTCTGGGGTTGCTGTGGATGCTGGGCGTCGGCAAAGTCAAATCAACTGATGGCATGGTCAGCCTGCGAACGACGGTTTCGGGCGTTGTGGTCCGATTTTTCCGAGAAAACCAAGCCATCGCCGATGCCGATCATGCGACCCCCGCCAATCTGCCGGCTGGAACGTATCACGCCGAATTGATCGCGCCATTGGATCAGCAATTGCGCATTGACCCGGCCAACTTCGTTCTGCGACCAAACGAGCGGCTGACGATGGTGGTGAGCGCTCCGAGTAAAACGCGTGACAAAAGCGAATTACCCAGCGGGAATCCGAAGGTGGATCGGCTGGATAAATTGCTGTTTGATGATTGGCTGATGCAGGTTCGCGGACTCAACGGCGAGGATCTGGCCGATGCGATTCGTCGTCGATTGCGGCAAACCAACTCCGGGCAGGATGGCGAGATCCAATTCCAACTCGACGCCACGACGAATGCGATCATCGGAGCCGATGCCGCGTGGGGGCGCATCCCGAATCTAGCTCCGCTGCAAACGCTAACGGAATTGCGAATGCTTGTACATCGAGCTGATGGCAATGCGTTATCGGTGGCGGTCGATTTTTCCCCGCTGCAACAAGCGAAGCTCGAAGTGTTGGATTTCAATCACGCACCGATTCAATCGTTGGAATTCTTGCGCGGAATGCCGATCAAGAAAGTCAACATTTCCAACACACGCGTGCAAGATCTGTCGCCATTGGAACAATCGCCTCTGGACGAGATTAATATCTATGCCAGCCAGGTGCAGGATCTCACGCCGCTGGGCAAATGTAAATCCTTGAAGCGATTCACGTTCGGCGGCGAGTCAATCCCGGAAATGGGCCGTGTCTCGTTGGAGCCGCTGCGGGGATTGTCTCTGGAATATTTCAGCATGAATGAATCGACGTTGACGGATTTATCGCCTTTGGAAGGGATGCCATTGCGGGAAGTGGGGTTTATCACGTCGCGGGTTCGGGACATTACGCCCGTTTGCAATCCGAAACTCCGGATGCTTCGCTGCCGGTCTGCGCCGGTCCAATCGCTGGAACCCTTGAAAGGGATTCCGCTGGAAATTTTGGAATCCGACTTGGCGGCAGTCTCGAAGCCGTTTCTGCGGGAGATTCCCACACTCCGCGAGATCAACCGCCAGCCAGCCGAAGAATTTTTGAGATAA
- a CDS encoding zinc metallopeptidase, which yields MFFDPVYFLFLAPAMLLAAYAQWKLQSTFAEASQIPAASGYTGAQTAEHLLHSGGIYNVSVEFVPGELSDHYSPQEKALRLSEPVYQERSLAALGVAAHEAGHAFQDAERDSMLVLRNAIVPLANFGGSISWILLVAGMVLASAKLVYIGIGAFSLTVLFQVINLPVEYDASARARKKLLEAGLITPEEDVEVGKVLNAAALTYVAGTLSSIATLLYFLFRAGFFNGGSNRE from the coding sequence GTGTTTTTTGATCCAGTCTACTTTCTGTTTCTCGCTCCAGCGATGCTGCTCGCTGCCTACGCGCAATGGAAATTGCAATCCACCTTCGCAGAGGCCAGCCAAATTCCCGCAGCATCCGGGTACACCGGCGCGCAGACCGCCGAACATCTGTTGCACTCCGGCGGCATCTACAATGTCTCGGTCGAATTCGTGCCGGGCGAACTATCGGACCACTATTCGCCCCAAGAGAAAGCCTTGCGTCTGAGTGAGCCGGTGTATCAGGAACGCTCCTTGGCCGCATTGGGGGTTGCCGCGCATGAAGCCGGTCACGCATTCCAAGATGCGGAACGCGATTCCATGCTGGTGCTTCGCAATGCGATTGTCCCGCTGGCGAATTTCGGCGGCAGCATCTCTTGGATTCTGCTGGTCGCCGGCATGGTCTTGGCCTCGGCCAAACTGGTGTACATCGGCATCGGTGCGTTCAGTCTGACCGTGCTGTTTCAGGTGATCAACCTCCCGGTGGAATACGATGCCAGCGCCCGAGCCCGCAAGAAATTGCTGGAAGCGGGCCTGATTACCCCCGAAGAAGATGTCGAAGTGGGCAAAGTGCTCAACGCCGCCGCACTGACCTATGTTGCCGGCACGCTCAGTAGCATTGCAACGCTGTTATACTTTCTGTTCCGCGCAGGCTTCTTCAACGGTGGAAGCAACCGCGAATAA